The segment TCGACCACTCCATGCCGAGAACGCTAAATCTTGACGTTGCGTAAAGGTCAAGCCCGAAGGACGACAACACGACGAAGGCCCGGATCCAGTGACTGGATCCGGGCCTTCGTTTGCTACTGAGTAGCGGGGACAGGATTTGAACCTGCGACCTCTGGGTTATGAGCCCAGCGAGCTACCGAGCTGCTCCACCCCGCGTCGGTAAACACGACTCTACGGCATGACCGGGGCGATCACGAAATCGGTTTACGTCAGCACCCGCAGTCGTCGGAGTCGACCGGCGCCGTGAGGGGGTCCGCGGCCTTCTCCGCGGGGCCCTCCCACGTCTCGTACGCAAAGCCCTCGCGCACCCAGTACTCGAAGCCGCCGAGCATCTCCTTCACCTGGAAGCCCAGCTCGGCGAGGGCCAGCGCGGCGCGCGTGGCGCCGTTGCAGCCGGGGCCCCAGCAGTACGTGACGACCGGCACGGACCGGTCGAGCAGCTGCTCGGCCTGCTCGGGGATGAGCGCGGTCGGCAGGTGGATCGCGCCGGGGACGTGCCCCTGGTCCCAGGAGGCGGTCGACCGCGAGTCGATCACCACGAAGCCCGGGTCGGTGCCGTCGGTGGCCGCGGTGGCCAGGGTGGAGGCCACGTCGGAGACATCGGCGTGGAAGGCGAGGCTCG is part of the Streptomyces sp. NBC_00250 genome and harbors:
- a CDS encoding rhodanese-like domain-containing protein, producing the protein MTTTTPQVNPVLRTPPASPAAAAAYFSASLAFHADVSDVASTLATAATDGTDPGFVVIDSRSTASWDQGHVPGAIHLPTALIPEQAEQLLDRSVPVVTYCWGPGCNGATRAALALAELGFQVKEMLGGFEYWVREGFAYETWEGPAEKAADPLTAPVDSDDCGC